The segment CATAACATGTCGTGGAAGACCAACACGTCGTGTTCATCAGGCAGAGCCAAAAACGATTTTTCTTTTAGCATTGAACAATTCACAAATGCATCaaatataacataaaaacacCCTAAGCTCTGATAACACtggtgggttttgagcattacaacattcctatggtgtgcatgcaaccctaattgctttggatctaggtttttcttaATTTATACATGTataataattttccaaagcaaaactctaatctagcatacatattttcGACATCAATAACTAAACCAAAGTTAGAAGAATACATTTTCCATGTTGATTggttgatcttgaccttcaagagcttagttcCTCAGTTGTTGTacatctaatggagtcacaaacaccacaatcAATAGAtgtacaagagagagagagagagagagaggatggaggcttattgaaatcggctagggttctcttagaagcaTAGGGGGCCAAATTCTataagccatggggtctatttatacttatggctgctagggttttaggtggaaaccctaatttgactgcttaagccttaagtagCCCATGGACAGCTTCTAGAATAATCCTTGGACGAATTctctatgggcttcccatagatttcgtccaacctttattccaaggtgatccatcaaCCGAATTGCAACTATTAGTGATTTGCAATATCTGTCTCCGTTCTTTTAAtcggtctcttttgatcactaaatcaattccaaattaatttctgatcaatactaattaaataatatgatttcccaattaatatattattcttataatatattaataaatcatttatcaacctctttctcataattcatcctatcaagttgctttggtcaaggtaacccaaaaggatcatgctactatcgggtcaagtacatatcaattatagttatgggcttagacacctaatccaacataaacatcttatgttatattttaaatatttttactcaaactccaagtgATATATTTTTTGCAAAAATGttatttaacatgtaaaaataattttcatacatcaaacataacatacaagaacataaaataaacatcacaaacATGCATTAAAGCATATATGCATAAACCAATCAATTCTAATGATAtcttgtgagccaacacaaaatgCCAAGTCTATTCCTAAGGGACATTTAAGGGACCAAAatcttcttgtaatgttgttgttGAAGCTCTCACTTGATGAAACATCCATTGCTTGCAAAGGTAGAAAAGCTTCTTGAAACGTAAATAATTCAGCAATGCAacactttttaaaaaaagttGCAGAAAGTGTTGTATCTTTCGCAACAGCCATCAGTGACAACTTTAGCGACACTTTTTAGAAAACTGTCACTAACATTGTTGTACACTTATTAAGGCCGAAAATTACCTTTTGGTCTTCAAAAAAAGGCTCAATCTTCATTTAttgttacatttttgtacaaataaataatctctaaaaactaatctattactctacaaaataaatcaagaaaactaatctatttaatttattGCATACCATATGAATATATAAATACTACAACCATTTTTAACAAAACAACCAACACAACAAACACAATGGTCGATGgttagtttatgcacatcatacataTATCAAGTATAATAACAAAAAACTCTTTGCTTTTTCTAAGACAAGTTTTATACAACAAAAACACATAtaaaatggttatatatataaaaataaacaactttaaccaagaagttgccaaagaagataaatatggatttttcttaaccaaaagaaattcatgcttgttttccaaaaaccaaaggttatcaaacataaaaaatcattctaacatataaaaagatgcctttgataccactgatgggttttgatacaaaatataagtttgtttttcacaaaaaccgcaacagaagactttaaaaataacaagtttatttttagttcataacaaaaccaaaccatcaagAATTCGTTTATAGaggttaaaatgaaataaaataaccAAAAAGTTTTAAGAATGAtgacctttgaagcctttgaacccacttggttttgggatGTTAATGAAGATAGCAAAAATCAAAGATTATGGTTTCTCTAtgtgtatccaccatcaagagtaaggcacttggaatgTTATTTcattcttgtattcttgagtgtcttaagcctttaagtgcttaactaaaataagcactaaaggagacAACTCAAGAGGACTTTAAACCACCAAACTAACTTTAAAAGTGAAAGaggagaaagaagaagagaagCTACAGCTTCTTGCTTCTATTTGAGAGAAATTGTGTAAGACTTAAAGAACTAGCTCAAAACTCATGCAAAGTAAGGATTTTACATTAAAATACTCCAATGTATTTCTAGCCTTTAGAAGTTTGGGGAGACAAAGCATGGAGGTTAACAAACAACCTCCACATTTTATAAACTCTAAGTTTATAAAGTATAAACTTTGTATTTAGGTTAAAGTCAAAAGAATCCACTAGTCCAAAAGGTTGTACATGAGTTACTAATTCACAATTTATGAAATAATAGTTATACTCTTTTACAATTATAATTTTCACGAAACAATAATTATTCCTTAATTAAAttacaagaattgatattatttattaataatcatattaataataaatatacaaaatgtgtgaACTTGATAAAGGTATGACCATATggaatcatatattattagcaatgtcactcaataatgattcttgggcatatagattcaacaaAAAACACCAATCTTCTCTAAATGGTGCGTCTAAGTCATATCTAGGCTCAAAAAAAGGatttgacaatttttttttatttttttcgaaaTTTGAATGTATGCACAATGAGCAATCATATAGAGTGTTGATGAGCACAATCAGAAGTCATATGAAATGCAGATGTGCACAATCAACATCTATATGAATTGCTGATGAGCAATCAACAGTCAATAAGACTGCTGATTGTGCTCATCAGCAGTCCATATGACTGTTGATTGTATTCATCCACAATCatacaaaaaatcaaaaaaaaaattcgtcaaatcttttttttttaagcCTAGATATGGCTTAGACCCACAATTTGGAGAAGATCGGTGTTTTTGGTATTAAAAAATGATGATCTGATTATGAGTTCGGAAGTTCTCACAAATCTTTTGTTTCTCAAaagacctctctctctctctctctctctctctctctatatatatatatatatatatatatatatatatatatatatatatatatatatatatatatatatatgtatgggaTAATGAATTCAGAGGGTAACATACTTTAGCTTTTGGTGACATTTGATCATTAAATTattttttgtgatttattaaGCCTTGAACTTGTTGAAACGTATTCGTTATACTAGTATGACCGGTAATAGTGGGTTTTGCCGGTTTCCTGCGTTGTTTCCGGCCATACATGAGGTTTCCAgtcaaactcgattttccagTAATAGGGTGTTTTTTCGGTGTAAACACAAGAGGCAACAACCTCTTGCTCCTCTCCTTTCTGTCAAGTGAAACAACCAAACACCCCTAAAGATTGTTGCTTCCTACCCTCTTTCTCTCTCGCATTTTCCTGCAAAAACAGAAAAGAAGAAGGCAACGATGAAGTTGTTAGAGCAGCCCCCCTCACTTGTTGTTGTTTCTCGTTTTTCTTCCTTCGAATTACTTGCCACCCGCTGAACCCACCGAGGCTAACAGCAGCTCCGCTGACTTTGTGTTTCTTTTTCTACTCTTGTTTTCTTTGTGTACATTATCTCGTTTTCATTGCAGCCTCCGCCTCCTTTGCCTCTGCAGAAGAGGGCGACATCGAGGTTCTTCGGGCTTACCCGAAAGAGATTCAGCAAATGAATGCTTGATTACATGAAATACAGATCTGCTTTTCCGGAAACAACATCACCGGAAATGGCCTCCGCCTTCTTCGCCTCTAGAGTTTGTTTTCGGATTacaaatttctagggttttggttttCATGAGGTTATATTCATATCAGTTTTTTTGATTTAAAATCAATTTCCAGATCTGTTTTCGATTTCAATGTTTGGATttctaagatgtttttgaaaaaaaaaaatggttCTCGACTTCTATTCTTATATGCTTATTTTGATTCAAGGAAATCGAACTTTATCGTACGCCGGAGATGTCGTCGGAAATAACGCCGTAAAATCGAGTTTGACCGGAGAAGATAACGGAAAAACCCATGTTTAGTCGAAAACAACGTCGGAAATCGGAAAAACCCACTATTACCGGTCATACTTGTATAATATATACATTTCAACAAGTTCAAGGGTTAAAAAAACACGAAACATAATTTAGTGACCAAATAAGACCAAAAACTAAAATAGATTATCCTCTCAAAGTcattattcttatatatattgTTTAAGTAATTAAAGCCTATTCCCAATGACATCTTGTGTTATTTGGTTTGTTTCAAGAAAGAATTAGCTTTTAAGAAAATGTGTATGTGGTaggttttaaaatataaattagttgtggttttggttttggttctTGTGATATGTAAAATGAATATTCTTAAAGTAGTTATCAGGTACCTTTTTTAAGTTTTTTAgttgaaattattattatttttattattgaatATCTAAATAGAATAATAtctataattttatttttcttatatattaacaaaaatataattttatacaaTGTAACCATATTGTTAACCAATATAAGCATCCACAGTTATCGAATGCTGACAAGCGAAGGCGGCCACAACAGCCATTGTCGTCAACGAAAACAGCTATAAAAACTCCACCTCAAACACCCCTTTTTGTAGCTGTATCAAAACCCCACAACTTTTTCACCATCTTTCCTCCATTAAAACCACCGTCCGCCTCCGCAGTCCTTATTTGAATCAAAAGCCCAACTCTTTTTTCCGTTTTccatatttataaataataatcCCCCACGATTTCCATCCCCAATCAAAAATGGACTCTATTTCCGCCATATTCATGTGGCTAGCTCCATACATTCTATCCATGGCTGCATTTCTGATTTTCTTAGAGCAAATCAATTACTTGAAGAAGAAAAGATCTGTACCTGGTCCGAGTTTAGTGTTGCCGTTCATCGGAAACGCAATTTCACTCGTCCGGAATCCCACCGAGTTCTGGGACCTTCAATCCGCCATGGCTAAATCCTCCGACATGGGGTTTTCCGTCAACTATATAATCGGAAGATTCATCGTCTTCATCCGTTCCACCGACCTTTCTCACAAAGTCTTCGCTAACGTCAGACCCGACGCCTTCCACCTCGTCGGCCACCCATTTGGTAAAAAGCTTTTCGGCGAGCATAACCTTATTTACATGATGGGTCAAGAACACAAGGATTTACGACGCCGTATTGCCCCCAACTTCACCCCTAAAGCTCTTTCAACTTACACACAGCTTCAACAATACACCATCCTCAAACACCTTAAATCATGGATGGAGTCGCCGGAATCCAACACTAAACCCTTTCCTCTCCGGTTGCTCTGCCGCGACATGAATTTAGAAACCAGTCAGAATGTTTTCGTTGGCCCGTATTTGAGCGGAGATTCAAGGAAGAGATTCGAAGTGGATTACAATTTCTTCAATGTCGGATTGATGAAACTACCGATTGATTTACCGGGAACTGCTTTCAGAAACGCTAGATTAGCAGTGTCGAGACTCATCGAAACCCTCGGCGTTTGCGCGGAGGATAGTAAAGCAAAGATGAAAACCGGCGAGGATCCTACTTGTTTAGTCGACTTCTGGATGCAAGACACACTCCGTGAAATCGCCGCCGCGGAAGAAGCTGGAGAAAAACACCCACCACCGCACAGCAACAGCACCGAGATCGGCGGCCACCTCTTTGACTTCCTATTCGCGTCACAAGACGCCTCCACCTCCTCCCTCCTATGGGCGGTGACGTTACTCGACTCCCACCCGGACGTATTGGAGAGGGTAAGAACAGAAGTCTCCAGTATATGGACTCCGGAATCCGATACACTGATCACGGCGGAGCAGCTGAGGGAAATGCGGTACACGGAGGCGGTAGCGAGGGAGGTGGTCAGGTACAGAGCACCGGCGACATTGGTTCCACATATCGCCGGCGAAGACTTCCCGCTAACGGACACTTACACGATTCCCAAAGGTACAATCGTTTTCCCATCCGTGTATGAATCTTCATTCCAAGGGTTCATTGACGCAGACCGGTTCGACCCGGACCGGTTCATGGAAGAAAGACAAGAGGACCGGGTTTACAAGAAAAACTACCTGGCATTTGGAGCTGGGGCCCACCAATGTGTCGGACAGAGGTATGCAATTAATCATCTGGTTCTGTTTATTGCGATGTTCACATCGTTGTTTGACTTCAAGAGAGATCGAACGGACGGCTGCGATGAGATCACGTATGTCCCTACCATCTGTCCACGTGACGATTGCAAAGTTGTATTATCACTTAGATGTAGACGATTTCCAAACCTCTCGTGagtataaaaattaaaacatgttGTTTGTGTTGGAGTTGGATTTACACAATTGTTGGGTTGTGATTAGGTGGTCAACGATGGATGTCTCTCATTTCATTTGTTACaatttgtaataattttattttgaattttgatttcTTCAATGGTAAATGGGTGGATTGattaaataatacacaaaaaTTGTTTCAATGGTGGTGTTTAACTGTTTGCCAACGGTATACAATATGATTCGATATCCAATAATATATAAAACAAATTATAAGATATTGAATATGTCGGTGTAAAATGTCGTATAACCTTTTGCCAAATTTCTAAAATCATGAGCATGCGAAACTCGATCTTTATGATTCAGCTATCCTAAATAGAACCTCAGAGACCATTTTTTAAAACCGATTTTTATTTGAAT is part of the Lactuca sativa cultivar Salinas chromosome 7, Lsat_Salinas_v11, whole genome shotgun sequence genome and harbors:
- the LOC111890946 gene encoding cytochrome P450 710A11, translated to MDSISAIFMWLAPYILSMAAFLIFLEQINYLKKKRSVPGPSLVLPFIGNAISLVRNPTEFWDLQSAMAKSSDMGFSVNYIIGRFIVFIRSTDLSHKVFANVRPDAFHLVGHPFGKKLFGEHNLIYMMGQEHKDLRRRIAPNFTPKALSTYTQLQQYTILKHLKSWMESPESNTKPFPLRLLCRDMNLETSQNVFVGPYLSGDSRKRFEVDYNFFNVGLMKLPIDLPGTAFRNARLAVSRLIETLGVCAEDSKAKMKTGEDPTCLVDFWMQDTLREIAAAEEAGEKHPPPHSNSTEIGGHLFDFLFASQDASTSSLLWAVTLLDSHPDVLERVRTEVSSIWTPESDTLITAEQLREMRYTEAVAREVVRYRAPATLVPHIAGEDFPLTDTYTIPKGTIVFPSVYESSFQGFIDADRFDPDRFMEERQEDRVYKKNYLAFGAGAHQCVGQRYAINHLVLFIAMFTSLFDFKRDRTDGCDEITYVPTICPRDDCKVVLSLRCRRFPNLS